A section of the Oreochromis aureus strain Israel breed Guangdong linkage group 22, ZZ_aureus, whole genome shotgun sequence genome encodes:
- the slc39a4 gene encoding zinc transporter ZIP4, whose protein sequence is MISSSPFLLLLLSGWGLLGFVSGSPAVEEAYGAVVSIVSPGQQYLTGESLHSLFNTLENRVQCGEVPCEKCDLADAVHQLISNPAVQNEEETRRSRVNVAVTVSQFTALASGCVLYLSSPGLVCTAIKTGTWGEETENFLHKFTHNDPHEHNSEANHDHEHIDVHGLEGVIQELQSHYEPTESENCISADDIMAQVNASSGDQKQEVGAVLGYVLYHALQGHCFTDQSLPDESFFVNYIMEQLGSENFTVLDLKALMKSLNIGPSSEEDHGHAHTADEHADHDDGVQRWRKRSSDSVEGRESNNTWEQRCFSAEQLVQIYGLAENSSASSGLGRPGLAQLSPALVQQILSGACADITDPEKPDGLSKAERYLYATIANLLITVISMFGIVVLLCAACTSVFQMCIQFCISLAVGSLTGDALLHLMPTFLGLHVHSDNGGSSEDSSHSHEEETPDYIYKMLVLIAGIYCFYLMEVSFSLITYGDKHHNHKHHHGEESEPHHCDHGRVLEMYQQEQKQKDKSTSKADLVSCEDNEKPLPEPKERTREQRLLPYMITIGDTIHNFADGLALGAAFALSWKSGLATSLAVLCHELPHELGDFAILLHCGLSVRKALALNIASTLTSFIGMYIALSVATDLATKQWIGAITAGLFLYVGLADMLPTMIHVNNKRPWLTFLLQNVGLLTGWGILLLLSLYEEKISF, encoded by the exons ATGATTTCCTCTTCGCCGTTTCTTCTGCTGCTTCTCTCCGGGTGGGGTTTGCTCGGTTTTGTGTCGGGTTCCCCCGCTGTGGAGGAAGCTTACGGGGCTGTGGTGAGCATCGTGTCTCCAGGACAGCAGTATCTGACCGGGGAATCCCTTCACTCCCTCTTTAATACACTGGAGAACCGTGTGCAGTGCGGCGAAGTGCCGTGTGAAAAG TGTGATCTTGCAGATGCCGTTCATCAGCTCATAAGCAATCCCGCCGTCCAAAATGAGGAAGAAACAAGAAGAAGCAGAGTAAATGTGGCTGTCACTGTATCTCAGTTCACGGCTCTCGCCTCCGGCTGCGTCCTTTACCTTTCTTCTCCTGGCCTGGTCTGCACAGCGATAAAAACAGGAACATGGGGAGAAGAGACTGAAAATTTCCTGCACAAATTCACACATAATGATCCCCATGAACACAACAGTGAGGCGAACCATGACCACGAACACATAGACGTCCATGGATTAGAAGGTGTCATTCAAGAGCTTCAAAGCCACTATGAGCCCACAGAAAGTGAG AACTGTATAAGCGCTGATGACATCATGGCACAGGTCAACGCATCATCAGGAGaccagaaacaggaagtgggtGCGGTTTTGGGATATGTGCTGTATCACGCCCTGCAAGGTCACTGCTTCACTGATCAATCCCTGCCTGATGAAAGCTTCTTCGTGAACTACATCATGGAGCAACTCGGCTCAGAAAATTTCACTGTCCTGG ACCTAAAGGCTCTCATGAAGAGCCTGAATATCGGACCTAGCTCGGAGGAAGACCATGGACATGCGCACACAGCAGATGAACACGCCGATCATGATGACGGTGTCcagagatggaggaagagaagCAGTGACAGTGTTGAGGGACGTGAAAGTAATAACACTTGGGAACAG CGTTGTTTCTCAGCTGAACAACTGGTCCAGATCTATGGCCTGGCGGAGAATAGCTCAGCCTCCTCCGGTCTGGGTCGGCCTGGCTTGGCTCAGCTCAGCCCTGCGCTTGTCCAGCAGATCCTGAGCGGAGCCTGTGCAGATATTACAGATCCAGAAAAACCAGATGGGCTCTCCAAGGCTGAGA GATACCTGTATGCAACCATCGCCAATTTGCTGATAACAGTGATATCCATGTTTGGCATTGTGGTGTTGCTGTGTGCCGCCTGTACCAGTGTTTTCCAGATGTGCATCCAGTTTTGCATCAGCCTGGCAGTCGGTTCACTGACTGGAGATGCCCTACTGCACCTGATGCCAACA TTTCTGGGTTTGCACGTGCACTCAGACAACGGTGGCAGCAGCGAAGATTCAAGTCACAGTCATGAGGAAGAAACTCCGGACTACATATACAAGATGCTGGTACTGATTGCAGGGATCTACTGCTTTTACCTGATGGAAGTTTCCTTCTCTCTGATCACATATGGTGATAAGCATCACAACCATAAACATCACCATGGG gAAGAATCTGAGCCTCACCACTGTGACCATGGGAGAGTTTTAGAGATGTATCAACaggaacagaaacaaaaagacaagTCCACATCCAAAGCAGACCTG GTAAGCTGTGAGGACAATGAGAAACCGCTTCCAGAGCCAAAAGAGCGCACCAGAG AGCAGCGTCTGCTGCCTTATATGATTACGATCGGTGACACGATCCACAACTTTGCAGACGGATTAGCGTTAGGTGCAGCTTTCGCCCTGTCCTGGAAGTCTGGCCTGGCCACGTCACTGGCTGTACTCTGCCATGAGTTACCGCATGAGCTCG GTGATTTTGCCATTTTGCTCCACTGTGGCCTGTCTGTCCGCAAGGCCTTAGCTCTAAACATCGCCAGCACCCTGACCTCGTTCATCGGCATGTACATTGCTCTGTCTGTAGCCACTGACCTCGCTACCAAGCAGTGGATAGGTGCCATTACTGCAGGGCTCTTTCTCTACGTGGGACTCGCTGATATG CTGCCCACCATGATCCATGTCAACAACAAGAGACCCTGGCTGACATTTCTGCTGCAGAATGTCGGCCTTTTGACAGGGTGGggtattttgttgttgttatctcTTTATGAAGAGAAGATAAGTTTTTAA
- the recql4 gene encoding ATP-dependent DNA helicase Q4, which yields MDRYNDVKVLLKSWEQGFVKEHKRKPNKEDIDQAPEETRNLYKEYRSLKQAKENSNEPANGHTHSKKESDSWGSHLNRSALPVSSPKLTSQDRDSLKASSQYYGLKLKNNLASLSKERPVSLKKMHRPGRLPLDSLKDEQTIRTKSITSPAATAKTTTTDSEFSPFSPRMNPCLESLASKTLQSAEPDEPFQPFETFRQDNDEAADAAGSCSISKDISSQSTTSTLSPSPIRSSTLLLSLSPERNLGASKVGARTIGSETKGILGDVKENAETSKTPNRGTDSAGGETVIGFNGSPQIHGGFRGGRGLGARPSPASRLSLLDRKWLERCQVFGEMGAEEKPGAGNQEMNVEQRGMAERGEKLKGEMQGVEKEAKEEIDVERERQESLEMGRGKKSESVTGDKIVTTSAANSGKSKKEGVGKEKRKGREEMERGQTSHITADDDNESSPKTKASKNRRKKRQREVGDTEGDTTEEGGVKKRRRSGRKKEESSDVSPSSAHGGAGKKKRSKKKGEGDGEDEGGEETKGPKKMPQENLFGDIEEEFGVNKIYRTQSARARVTKGAEGNFVKINLKKKSHVKGYALRGIALRRQLYMQKFQLKGERFGGGGGYFGRGRWGGFRGGFRGGLSRQGDTCYKCGGTGHWAIDCKGRAPPPPVADDKAAEEEPFELPTLEEVARATGTLQPQPQVASSTFKEEQHDQEKEVDSKLKDEVLLNVIRPDYERPPPPPPMEPLYELTEDGKVQETPEDVYSALRDLGYQSFRPGQEEAIMRILSGLSTLVVLSTGMGKSLCYQLPAYLYAQRSKCITLVISPLVSLMDDQLSGLPAKLKAACIHSNMTMKQREAAIEKVKSGQVCLLLLSPEALVGGGGSGSGCLPSAQELPPVAFACIDEAHCVSEWSHNFRPCYLRLCKVLRERLGVRCLLGLTATATLSTALDIAKHLEISDQDGIAVRSAAVPPNLNLSVSTDREKDQALVSLLKGDRFGCLDSIIVYCTRREETARVAALLRTCLQGVLLKENKKSTSSSQSENNPVGQRKKELARKKIRKPLKWQAESYHAGLSGSERRRVQNNFMCGELRIVVATVAFGMGLDKSDVRGIIHYNMPKSFESYVQEIGRAGRDGEPAHCHLFLDPEGGDLHELRRHIYADTVDYYTVKRLVQKVFPACKCKQIHQKQQELFKDVEDSELLEVMDVCDQESSMNSSAQQDMSDKDESQPAAAPESDLSSAGLAIREDNDKRQERNEDEMKKQTEDQRDNRERDQEEESSDWPRERVCHTHERAIPIQETVEALDITEEGVETLLCYLELHPQRFVELLHPTLSVCKVSCYDGPRQLQKITKICPPIAVVLARRRMAGERVEQCDQLEFDVVEVADTMGWQLPLVKRGLRQLQWSTDRAGGRSGVLVEFSSPSFYFRSYGDLSDEEMDRVCQFLHKRVQDQERTQLYQLTACFKAFKSVAYCSILSCIDDLDESRSLQLKSLLSEYFDKRRDGDHALKPFDLEELDKYKLLDWEDQIRADIRSFLSNRSDEKFSGRAVARIFHGIGSPCYPAQTYGKDRRYWRKYIQFDFNQLIRLATQEIIRFK from the exons ATGGATCGCTACAATGACGTGAAAGTTTTGCTGAAAAGCTGGGAGCAGGGGTTTGTCAAAGAGCAcaagagaaaacccaacaag GAGGACATTGATCAGGCTCCAGAGGAGACCAGAA ATTTGTATAAAGAATACCGCAGCTTAAAACAAGCCAAAGAGAACAGCAATGAGCCCGCCAACGGGCATACTCACAGCAAAAAG GAGTCAGACTCTTGGGGTTCCCACTTGAACCGCAGTGCATTGCCGGTATCATCTCCCAAACTGACATCCCAGGACAGAGACAGTCTGAAGGCGTCTTCTCAGTATTATGGCCTAAAGCTTAAAAACAACTTGGCTTCACTCAGTAAG GAGAGGCCTGTCTCACTGAAGAAAATGCACCGTCCTGGTCGGCTACCTCTGGACTCCTTGAAAGATGAACAAACTATAAGAACAAAGAGCATAACTTCTCCTGCTGCCACTGCCAAGACCACAACCACTGACTCTGAATTCAGCCCCTTTTCACCAAG AATGAATCCTTGCCTGGAATCTCTGGCTTCGAAGACGCTCCAGTCAGCAGAGCCTGACGAGCCCTTTCAACCATTTGAAACGTTCAGACAGGACAATGATGAAGCTGCAGATGCTGCTGGTAGCTGTAGCATTAGCAAAGACATTAGTTCACAGTCCACTACCTCTACTTTAAGTCCTTCTCCCATCAGATCCTCCACCCTGTTGTTATCCTTATCCCCTGAGCGAAATTTAGGGGCTTCAAAAGTAGGAGCTAGAACTAtaggaagtgaaactaaaggCATTTTAGGagatgtaaaagaaaatgctgaAACATCAAAAACTCCGAATAGAGGTACCGATTCTGCAGGTGGTGAAACTGTAATTGGCTTTAACGGAAGTCCACAGATTCATGGAGGTTTCAGAGGAGGCAGAGGCCTTGGTGCAAGGCCTTCTCCTGCCAGCAGGCTGAGCCTTCTTGACAGGAAGTGGCTAGAGAGGTGTCAGGTGTTTGGAGAGATGGGAGCAGAGGAGAAGCCTGGAGCAGGCAACCAGGAGATGAATGTGGAGCAACGAGGGATGGCAGAAAGGGGAGAAAAATTAAAAGGGGAAATGCAAGGAGTcgaaaaagaagcaaaagaagAGATAGAtgtagagagagaaagacaggagTCATTAGAAATGGGAAGAGGTAAAAAGTCTGAGAGTGTAACAGGGGATAAAATAGTCACTACTAGTGCTGCAAACtctggaaaaagcaaaaaagaaggGGTTGGCAAAGAGAAAAGGAAGGGACGGGAGGAGATGGAAAGAGGACAGACGTCACATATAACAGCTGATGATGACAATGAAAGCAGTCCAAAAACTAAAGCTTCAAAAAataggaggaagaagaggcagcGAGAAGTGGGTGACACGGAGGGAGACACTACAGAAGAAGGAGGAGTAAAAAAGAGGCGGAGGAGTGgtagaaagaaagaggagagcTCTGACGTTAGCCCCAGCTCAGCTCATGGAGgagcaggaaagaaaaagagaagcaaGAAAAAAGGAGAAGGTGATGGAGAGGATGAAGGAGGGGAAGAAACCAAGGGACCAAAAAAG ATGCCCCAAGAGAACTTGTTTGGAGACATAGAAGAAGAATTTGGAGTTAACAAAATCTATCGGACACAGTCTGCTAGAGCCAG AGTCACAAAAGGAGCCGAGGGTAACTTTGTGAAAATAAACCTGAAGAAGAAATCTCATGTCAAAGGCTATGCCCTGAGAGGGATTGCTCTGCGCAGACAG TTGTACATGCAGAAGTTCCAGCTGAAGGGAGAGCGTTTTGGTGGAGGTGGTGGATATTTTGGCAGAGGAAGATGGGGGGGCTTCAGAGGGGGTTTCAGAGGGGGCCTCAGTCGACAGGGTGACACCTGCTACAAATGTGGAGGGACCGGACACTGGGCTATTGACTGCAAAGGACGAG cccctccacctcctgttgCTGACGATAAGGCGGCTGAGGAGGAGCCGTTTGAATTGCCCACCCTGGAGGAAGTTGCCAGGGCAACTGGGACGCTACAACCTCAGCCACAGg TGGCATCATCCACTTTTAAAGAGGAGCAGCATGATCAGGAAAAGGAAGTGGACAGCAAGCTTAAAGATGAAGTGCTGCTGAATGTGATTCGTCCCGATTATGAACggcctcctcctccaccacccaTGGAGCCGCTTTATGAGCTCACAGAGGATGGAAAAGTCCAGG aAACACCTGAAGATGTTTATTCGGCTCTAAGAGATCTTGGCTATCAGTCATTTCGACCAGGACAGGAGGAAGCCATCATGAGGATCCTGTCGG GTCTGTCTACCCTTGTAGTGCTATCAACAGGGATGGGCAAATCGTTATGCTACCAGCTCCCAGCTTACCTCTATGCTCAGAGATCCAAATGCATCACTTTGGTCATATCACCTCTCGTCTCTCTAATGGACGACCAG ctGTCTGGCCTGCCAGCCAAGCTGAAGGCGGCCTGTATCCACTCCAACATGACGATGAAACAGAGAGAAGCAGCGATAGAAAAG GTGAAGTCAGGCCAGGTatgtctgctgctgctctctccaGAGGCCCTAGTTGGGGGAGGAGGTTCAGGTTCAGGGTGTCTTCCTTCTGCTCAGGAGCTCCCTCCTGTGGCCTTCGCCTGTATAGATGAAGCTCATTGTGTCTCAGAGTGGTCCCACAACTTCAGACCCTGCTACCTAAGACTCTGCAAG GTGTTACGAGAGCGTCTGGGAGTACGATGCTTGCTAGGACTCACAGCTACAGCCACTCTGTCCACTGCTCTGGACATCGCTAAACATCTGGAAATCAGTGATCAAGACGGCATTGCTGTCAGATCTGCAGCTGTGCCTCCAAACCTGAATCTTTCTGTGTCCACGGATAGAGAAAAGGATCAG GCTTTAGTCTCCTTATTGAAAGGTGATCGGTTTGGTTGTCTTGACTCGATCATCGTCTACTGCACCAGAAGAGAGGAGACGGCGCGTGTGGCGGCACTTCTCCGAACCTGCCTTCAAGGGGTgctgttaaaagaaaacaagaagagCACCAGCAGCAGCCAGTCAGAAAACAACCCAGTAgggcagagaaagaaagaactgg CTCGGAAGAAAATTCGTAAACCGCTGAAATGGCAGGCTGAATCGTACCACGCCGGCTTGTCGGGGTCAGAGCGGCGACGCGTGCAGAACAACTTCATGTGCGGAGAGCTCAGAATCGTGGTGGCCACAGTGGCATTTGGCATGGGCCTGGATAAATCTGATGTCCGTGGTATCATCCATTACAACATGCCTAAG AGCTTTGAGAGTTACGTTCAGGAAATTGGGAGGGCAGGAAGAGATGGAGAGCCGGCTCACTGTCACCTTTTCCTGGACCCAGAG GGCGGAGACCTCCATGAGCTCCGTCGCCATATCTACGCAGACACAGTGGACTACTATACGGTGAAAAGACTGGTGCAGAAAGTTTTCCCAGCATGCAAATGTAAACAGATACACCAGAAACAGCAGGAACTCTTCAAG gatGTTGAAGACTCTGAGCTGTTGGAGGTGATGGATGTGTGTGATCAGGAGAGCAGCATGAATTCTTCTGCTCAGCAAGACATGTCAGACAAAGATGAATCACAAcctgctgctgcacct GAATCCGATCTCAGTTCTGCTGGGCTAGCCATCCGAGAAGACAACGATAAAAGACAGGAACGAAATGAGGATGAGATgaaaaaacagacagaagaCCAGAGAGATAACCGGGAGAGGgaccaggaagaggagagcagTGATTGGCCCAGGGAGCGAGTCTGTCACACGCACGAACGAGCGATTCCCATCCAAGAGACCGTCGAGGCTCTGGACATTACAGAGGAAG gTGTGGAAACGCTGCTCTGCTATCTGGAGCTGCACCCACAGCGCTTCGTGGAGCTCCTCCACCCCACTCTGTCTGTGTGCAAAGTCAGCTGCTACGATGGGCCAAGGCAGCTCCAGAAAATCACTAAAAT TTGCCCTCCGATCGCTGTGGTGTTGGCCAGGAGGCGGATGGCGGGCGAGCGGGTGGAGCAGTGCGAccagcttgagtttgatgttGTCGAGGTCGCGGACACTATGGGATGGCAGCTCCCTCTCGTGAAGAGAGGACTCAGGCAGCTGCAGTGGAGCACCGATAGAG CCGGCGGACGTAGCGGCGTTCTCGTCGAATTCTCCAGTCCTTCGTTCTACTTTCGTTCCTATGGCGACCTGAGCGATGAGGAGATGGACAGAGTCTGTCAGTTCCTCCATAAACGAGTGCAGGACCAAGAGAGAACGCAGCTGTACCAGCTGACGGCCTGTTTTAAGGCCTTCAAGAG TGTTGCCTACTGCAGCATACTGTCCTGTATAGACGATCTGGATGAGAGCCGCAGTTTGCAGTTAAAAAGCCTTCTGTCCGAGTACTTTGATAAGAGGCGGGACGGAGACCACGCTCTCAAACCTTTTGACCTCGAGGAGCTCGACAAATATAAG ctgttggactgGGAGGATCAAATCAGAGCCGACATCAGAAGTTTCCTCTCCAACCGAAGTGACGAGAAGTTTTCTGGAAGGGCTGTCGCTCGTATCTTCCATGGGATAG GCAGTCCGTGTTATCCGGCTCAAACCTACGGCAAAGACAGACGTTACTGGAGGAAGTACATCCAGTTTGACTTCAACCAGCTCATCAGACTGGCCACTCAGGAGATCATTCGCTTCAAGTGA